One part of the Arabidopsis thaliana chromosome 1 sequence genome encodes these proteins:
- a CDS encoding uncharacterized protein (FUNCTIONS IN: molecular_function unknown; INVOLVED IN: response to cold; LOCATED IN: nucleus; BEST Arabidopsis thaliana protein match is: Plant transposase (Ptta/En/Spm family) (TAIR:AT1G40087.1); Has 10 Blast hits to 10 proteins in 3 species: Archae - 0; Bacteria - 0; Metazoa - 0; Fungi - 0; Plants - 10; Viruses - 0; Other Eukaryotes - 0 (source: NCBI BLink).) — protein sequence MYTYDSDKTQDGEENLKCSLEKLAKKIIQNAGDTNGNNSTPNSNDDFAQVFGRERPGRVRCVGLGPTPSSFIQNRTTTTLSKEQEVLSLNNRVRELEDKLVKMSDLEDKVDKMNEVIYISTCRRQQQLHYMTSTMDRRRWLQVEGNDFK from the exons ATGTATACCTATGACTCTGACAAAACGCAAGATGGAGAGGAGAACTTAAAATGTTCACTA GAGAAACTAGCTAAGAAGATTATTCAAAACGCTGGAGACACTAATGGGAATAATAGTACCCCAAATTCAAATGATGACTTCGCTCAGGTATTTGGGAGAGAGCGGCCTGGTCGTGTTCGTTGTGTTGGACTTGGTCCCACTCCTTCGTCATTTATTCAGAATCGCACCACGACAACATTGAGTAAGGAACAAGAAGTGCTTAGCTTGAATAATCGAGTTCGTGAGTTAGAAGATAAATTGGTGAAGATGAGTGATTTGGAAGACAAAGTGGATAAGATGAATgaagtcatatatatatcaacctGCCGCCGGCAACAACAATTGCACTACAT GACTAGTACTATGGATAGAAGGAGATGGCTTCAAGTAGAAGGCAATGACTTCAAgtag